In the Borrelia turicatae 91E135 genome, one interval contains:
- a CDS encoding glucose-6-phosphate isomerase produces MLKYINLNKLKNFQELRQTNPEELKKTLSEDRIKKYDIKIEGHQVHYNYATKQINETHLNIFQNLSDEANLIEKYKEIIDGKHINISENRKVLHHLTRKQLGTEVIENNENMREFFERELKRIFEFAKQVQNGSIKSTSGKVFKNVVQIGIGGSSLGPKALYTAIKNYAKQKNLHMMKAYFISNVDPDETEEVLSEIDLQETLFIIVSKSGNTLETAANMQFLIKKLENNGIKEYQKQIIIITSKGSMLALEQGYLEYFFMHDSIGGRFSPTSAVGLTLITLCFTENVTKEILKGACEVDKKALNKNVRENAPLLAALISVYESNILNYSSNCIIAYSKAMENFYLHLQQLEMESNGKSVNRFGEKIDYKTVRIIWGGIGTDVQHSFFQMLHQGTDIVPMDLIGFSESQLKQDSTLEGTSNNDKLKANLIAQIIAFSYGKKDTNKNKNFEGERPSALIYSKELTPYTVGAILSHYENKVMFEGFLLNINSFDQEGVQLGKVIATKILKDNNLKDEIIKSYDRLLQE; encoded by the coding sequence ATGCTTAAGTATATAAACCTTAATAAACTTAAAAATTTTCAAGAATTAAGACAAACCAATCCCGAAGAACTAAAAAAGACTTTAAGTGAGGATAGAATAAAAAAATATGACATCAAAATAGAAGGACATCAAGTACATTATAACTATGCTACAAAACAAATTAACGAAACTCACTTAAACATATTTCAAAATTTAAGCGATGAAGCAAATTTAATAGAAAAATATAAAGAAATCATCGATGGAAAACATATTAATATCAGCGAAAATAGAAAAGTTCTGCACCATTTGACAAGAAAGCAACTTGGAACAGAAGTCATAGAAAATAATGAAAATATGAGGGAATTTTTTGAAAGAGAACTTAAAAGAATTTTTGAATTTGCAAAACAAGTTCAAAATGGATCGATTAAGAGCACAAGTGGAAAAGTCTTTAAAAATGTGGTACAAATCGGAATTGGCGGTTCAAGTCTTGGTCCAAAAGCACTATATACTGCGATCAAAAATTACGCTAAGCAGAAAAATTTACACATGATGAAAGCCTATTTTATTTCAAATGTTGATCCAGATGAGACAGAAGAAGTATTAAGTGAAATAGACCTTCAAGAAACCTTATTTATTATAGTATCAAAAAGCGGAAACACACTAGAGACAGCAGCTAATATGCAATTTTTAATTAAAAAATTAGAAAATAATGGTATCAAAGAATACCAAAAACAAATCATAATCATTACATCAAAGGGAAGTATGCTAGCACTTGAACAGGGATATCTTGAATACTTCTTTATGCACGATTCAATTGGTGGAAGATTTTCACCAACATCAGCTGTTGGACTTACCTTAATTACACTTTGCTTCACAGAAAACGTTACAAAAGAAATATTAAAAGGAGCTTGTGAGGTTGACAAAAAAGCATTAAATAAAAACGTAAGAGAAAATGCACCTCTCTTAGCAGCACTAATTAGTGTATATGAGAGTAATATTCTTAACTACAGTAGCAACTGCATTATTGCATATTCAAAAGCAATGGAAAATTTTTATCTTCATCTGCAGCAACTTGAAATGGAAAGCAATGGGAAAAGTGTAAACAGATTTGGAGAAAAAATTGATTATAAAACAGTAAGAATAATTTGGGGAGGAATTGGAACGGATGTTCAACATTCATTCTTTCAAATGCTTCATCAAGGAACAGATATAGTTCCAATGGATCTAATAGGTTTTAGTGAATCTCAACTAAAACAGGATAGCACCCTAGAGGGAACATCAAACAATGATAAGTTAAAAGCAAATCTAATAGCCCAAATAATTGCATTCTCTTATGGCAAAAAAGATACAAACAAAAATAAAAACTTTGAAGGTGAGCGACCTTCTGCATTAATATATTCAAAAGAACTTACACCTTATACAGTAGGTGCAATACTATCCCACTACGAGAACAAAGTAATGTTTGAAGGATTCTTACTAAATATAAATTCATTCGACCAAGAAGGAGTTCAACTTGGGAAAGTCATTGCGACTAAGATTTTAAAGGACAATAACTTAAAAGATGAAATAATAAAATCCTATGATAGACTACTTCAAGAATAA
- a CDS encoding ParB N-terminal domain-containing protein gives MLIDLEQIKIKKRIRQNIGDTSTLKESIKKHGLIYPIIIDKNKNLVAGFRRYQVLKELGYKEVDVKVIPTEDKKILLEIELDENNARKSFTKSESESGEEQLKYYSEKNIIIRFLKFIILKIKKILKRKKQNKT, from the coding sequence ATGTTAATAGATTTAGAACAAATAAAAATAAAAAAACGAATCAGACAAAATATAGGAGACACCTCAACTCTTAAAGAAAGCATTAAAAAACATGGTTTAATCTACCCAATAATAATAGATAAAAACAAAAATCTAGTAGCGGGTTTTAGAAGATATCAGGTATTAAAAGAACTTGGATATAAAGAAGTCGATGTCAAGGTAATTCCCACAGAAGATAAAAAAATTTTACTTGAAATTGAACTTGATGAGAATAATGCCAGAAAATCATTTACAAAAAGTGAATCAGAGTCAGGAGAAGAACAATTAAAATATTATTCAGAAAAAAACATAATAATCAGGTTTTTAAAATTTATAATACTTAAAATAAAAAAAATACTAAAAAGAAAAAAACAAAATAAAACTTAA
- a CDS encoding penicillin-binding protein 1A produces MKNLNFSKKANLLIYITYFTISFSIILLSIAIVETVNIQRDKNFGDVNPAIPSKLFDTNGRIITQFISDENRELLSLREIPNNLISTLLIREDLSFFFHRGFSLMGILRAAFNIAIGRYFSGGSTLTQQLAKLLYTNQARRSILRKLNEIWWAIQLEKKLSKYEILEKYLNKVYFGNGNYGVVAASKFFFNKSVKDINTAEAVLMIIQLPNAKLYSPFYNPEFAKKIQKAVLHQVVSNGIISTELAEREFNEYWKNYDWTRMADTSAISDKEDHAPYFSEYIRQRIIKHLPSGANIYKDGYSIYTTLDLDAQKYADEITQEMIIKTRKMYNSTKSSETLVINSEIVPIIDTISDLFGIRSTRVNGRQYKKLRTRKFYEDNIDLIASFAAILGIDKIDKATKEYTINNKTNPNFIVQPEGAFIALDTTTGAIKAMVGGSGYRKGSEFNRATQAKIQPGSAFKALYFSAAIDLKKITAATMFSDSPVAFFNQEGEVYAPENYGGKWRGNVLTRKVLALSLNIPSLRILDTLGFENAIKYSAKLLGIKDQNEINKTFPKVYPLALGVISTSPIQMARAFAILGNNGKEVEPYGIKYIEDRNGKVIANVESETLTAIKNKGANAQIVSPQTAYIMTDMMKSTIQYGTLANQRHTNLKDFKSDIAGKSGTTQNWADGWAIGYSPYITTALWVGFDKKGYSLGIAGTGTGLAGPSWGKFMAEYHKNLPRKVFIRPKGIINVQVQSETGLLPEGVPNETTINEIFIAGTQPFEKSKYYENKSEFLNKMEFNVYGIDKIDDNNELNIEVNEFEYLIDDFNPLNKIDNKTELENDINETNNSSLDNSLENEHNQENVNHDIPDINLDNNINNTKTNDNDDNINIDDTNIDKKDKGNNEESKANPLIDENEQIDENGHKDVNGENIQLD; encoded by the coding sequence TTGAAAAATCTTAACTTTAGTAAAAAAGCTAACTTACTCATTTATATAACATATTTTACTATTAGTTTCTCTATTATCTTACTATCAATTGCAATAGTTGAGACTGTAAACATTCAAAGAGACAAAAATTTTGGCGACGTAAATCCTGCCATACCTTCAAAGCTTTTTGATACAAATGGCAGAATAATAACACAATTTATATCCGACGAGAATAGAGAATTACTCTCTTTAAGAGAAATACCTAATAACTTAATAAGTACACTTTTAATACGCGAAGATCTTAGTTTTTTCTTTCACAGAGGCTTCTCACTCATGGGAATCCTCAGAGCTGCTTTTAATATTGCTATTGGAAGATACTTTTCAGGAGGAAGTACTTTAACACAACAATTGGCAAAACTCCTTTACACCAATCAAGCAAGACGATCAATCTTAAGAAAGCTAAATGAAATTTGGTGGGCCATACAACTTGAAAAGAAACTATCAAAATATGAAATACTTGAAAAATATTTAAATAAAGTGTATTTTGGAAACGGAAATTACGGAGTAGTAGCAGCATCAAAATTCTTTTTCAATAAAAGCGTAAAAGATATTAACACTGCAGAAGCGGTTTTAATGATTATACAACTACCAAACGCAAAACTCTATTCACCATTTTACAATCCAGAATTCGCTAAAAAAATACAAAAGGCAGTATTGCATCAAGTAGTATCTAATGGAATTATAAGTACTGAACTAGCTGAGAGAGAGTTTAATGAATACTGGAAAAACTACGATTGGACTCGTATGGCAGACACATCAGCTATCTCTGATAAAGAAGATCATGCACCTTATTTCTCAGAATACATAAGGCAAAGAATAATTAAACATCTTCCATCCGGAGCAAACATATACAAAGACGGGTACTCAATATACACAACACTTGATCTTGATGCACAAAAGTATGCAGATGAAATTACACAAGAAATGATCATAAAAACAAGAAAAATGTATAATTCTACTAAATCATCTGAGACGCTGGTAATTAACTCAGAAATAGTTCCCATAATTGACACAATATCTGATCTATTTGGAATAAGAAGCACTAGAGTAAATGGAAGACAATACAAAAAATTAAGAACAAGAAAATTTTACGAAGACAATATTGATTTAATTGCAAGTTTCGCAGCAATATTAGGCATTGACAAAATAGACAAAGCAACAAAAGAATACACAATAAACAATAAAACAAATCCAAACTTCATTGTACAACCAGAAGGCGCATTCATAGCACTAGATACCACAACAGGAGCAATAAAAGCAATGGTTGGGGGAAGCGGATATAGAAAAGGAAGCGAATTTAATAGAGCAACCCAAGCAAAAATACAACCTGGAAGTGCATTTAAAGCCTTATACTTTTCAGCAGCTATTGATCTTAAAAAAATCACAGCTGCAACAATGTTTTCAGACTCTCCAGTAGCATTTTTCAATCAAGAAGGAGAAGTCTATGCACCTGAAAACTACGGAGGAAAATGGAGAGGCAATGTACTAACACGTAAAGTACTAGCTTTATCACTAAATATTCCTTCTCTTAGAATACTCGATACATTAGGATTTGAAAACGCAATTAAATATTCTGCTAAATTATTAGGAATAAAAGATCAAAATGAAATAAACAAAACATTTCCTAAAGTATATCCTCTTGCACTCGGTGTCATATCAACATCTCCAATACAAATGGCAAGAGCATTCGCAATTTTGGGCAATAATGGCAAAGAAGTGGAACCATATGGAATTAAATATATTGAAGATAGAAATGGAAAAGTAATAGCAAATGTAGAATCCGAAACACTAACAGCAATTAAAAACAAAGGAGCCAATGCACAAATAGTATCTCCTCAAACTGCCTATATTATGACAGACATGATGAAATCAACAATTCAATATGGCACCTTAGCAAATCAAAGACATACAAATCTTAAAGACTTTAAATCTGACATTGCAGGAAAATCAGGAACTACTCAAAACTGGGCTGATGGATGGGCAATAGGATACTCACCCTATATAACAACGGCTTTATGGGTTGGTTTTGATAAAAAGGGATATTCATTAGGAATTGCTGGAACAGGTACAGGACTTGCCGGTCCTAGTTGGGGAAAATTTATGGCAGAATACCATAAAAATTTACCTAGAAAAGTTTTCATAAGACCTAAAGGCATAATTAATGTACAAGTACAATCAGAAACAGGACTATTACCAGAAGGGGTACCTAACGAAACAACAATAAATGAAATATTCATTGCAGGAACTCAGCCATTTGAAAAGTCAAAATACTATGAAAATAAATCTGAATTTTTAAATAAAATGGAATTTAATGTTTATGGAATCGATAAAATCGATGACAACAATGAGTTAAACATTGAGGTTAATGAATTTGAATATCTTATAGATGATTTTAATCCATTAAATAAAATAGACAACAAAACAGAACTTGAAAATGATATCAATGAAACTAATAATAGTAGTTTGGATAATAGTTTAGAAAATGAACATAATCAAGAAAACGTGAATCATGACATACCAGATATAAATCTAGATAATAACATCAACAATACAAAGACAAATGATAATGATGACAACATTAATATAGATGATACTAATATAGACAAAAAAGACAAAGGAAACAATGAAGAAAGTAAAGCGAATCCTCTCATTGATGAAAATGAACAAATTGACGAAAATGGGCACAAAGATGTAAATGGAGAAAATATTCAATTGGATTAA
- the plzA gene encoding c-di-GMP-binding receptor PlzA — translation MFLSRKIKDYEAKYRGKEIKMSTEINSFLNIKNSVEIRVGNYLAYGVIYSISMNAIKIILQEDKVLPVLAQNGNSGNIQFKSFDNVGDDSFFIPSLVVKLVNTSSCSVQEKEYNLLTLDFLSPMPEEVAVKIGKLLDLKLGQNQRIHERIIIDKDSLRKLNLSSDKAFIEVKGVKHKCLIKDLSYGGALLISSFDYEGMDESNADLTLSFDIADKGVSIVGKAKNLSVIQTPNGKVLALGIAFCEEKIPLDYTMLIHDYFN, via the coding sequence ATGTTTTTGTCTAGGAAAATAAAAGATTATGAAGCTAAATATAGAGGTAAAGAAATTAAGATGAGCACTGAAATCAACAGTTTCCTTAATATTAAAAATTCTGTTGAAATTAGAGTTGGTAATTATTTGGCCTATGGTGTAATTTATTCTATTTCTATGAATGCTATTAAGATTATTTTGCAAGAAGATAAAGTTTTACCTGTTTTAGCACAAAATGGAAATTCAGGCAATATTCAGTTTAAGAGTTTTGATAATGTTGGAGATGATTCTTTTTTTATTCCCTCTTTAGTTGTGAAGTTGGTAAATACATCTTCTTGTTCTGTTCAAGAGAAGGAGTATAATTTGCTGACTTTAGATTTTTTATCTCCTATGCCAGAAGAGGTTGCAGTTAAGATTGGCAAACTGCTTGATTTAAAGCTTGGACAGAATCAAAGAATACATGAGCGTATTATTATTGATAAAGATTCGCTTAGAAAGCTTAATCTTAGTTCTGATAAAGCTTTTATTGAAGTTAAGGGTGTTAAGCATAAATGCTTGATTAAAGACCTCTCTTATGGAGGTGCACTTTTAATATCTTCTTTTGATTATGAGGGAATGGATGAAAGTAATGCTGATTTAACTTTAAGTTTTGATATTGCAGACAAGGGAGTTTCTATTGTGGGCAAGGCAAAAAATTTGAGTGTTATTCAAACTCCTAATGGGAAGGTTTTAGCTTTAGGTATTGCATTCTGCGAGGAAAAGATTCCCCTTGACTATACTATGTTAATTCATGATTATTTTAATTAG
- a CDS encoding tetratricopeptide repeat protein: protein MLKNIVYISLPEDFTSQIKDFIFDPKVLLPVEVDDVKHFSQDELNFEAVMSAILKISAYDQDNVNFSYYKKLLLALNPNIVNTLIHVGLTKVDEGDYNLALEIFLALKGIDNENEVLLFNLALLYEKMAENFLRVDQNMNAMTSNQNALEIYEKLLEFESPNENVFANAGFFFVKQYKLDRAQELLKHYLKISNNLRLKNKVSDVLNAIGVHKSLALNLERIYDLIILSKEDEAISKLVKLLEYHQDSWNAWFLLGWGYRRKGFYSEAKDAFLKVLSLDSKNVDAMNELAICFMELLKFDDGLKYLLRALKLEPDNIKIVSNLGILYLKMERRKEAREYFEIVLEYDSSDPLALKYLGLLSSEF from the coding sequence ATGCTTAAAAATATTGTTTATATTTCTCTTCCAGAAGATTTTACAAGTCAAATTAAAGATTTTATATTTGATCCTAAGGTACTTTTACCCGTTGAGGTTGATGATGTTAAGCATTTTTCTCAAGATGAACTTAATTTTGAGGCTGTTATGTCTGCGATTCTTAAGATTTCGGCTTATGATCAAGATAATGTGAATTTTTCTTATTATAAAAAGCTTCTCTTAGCTTTAAATCCTAATATTGTCAATACGCTTATTCATGTTGGACTTACTAAGGTTGATGAGGGAGATTATAATTTGGCTCTTGAGATTTTTTTGGCATTAAAAGGTATTGATAATGAAAATGAAGTTCTTCTTTTTAATTTGGCATTATTGTATGAGAAGATGGCTGAAAACTTTTTAAGGGTTGATCAAAACATGAATGCTATGACTAGTAATCAAAATGCTTTAGAGATTTATGAAAAACTTTTAGAATTTGAGAGTCCAAATGAAAATGTGTTTGCAAATGCTGGCTTTTTTTTTGTTAAGCAATACAAATTGGACAGGGCTCAAGAGTTACTTAAGCATTATTTAAAAATTTCTAATAATTTAAGATTAAAAAATAAGGTAAGTGACGTATTAAATGCCATAGGAGTTCATAAAAGTTTAGCTTTAAATCTTGAGAGAATATATGATCTGATAATTTTATCGAAGGAAGATGAGGCTATTTCTAAACTTGTTAAACTTTTAGAATATCATCAAGATTCTTGGAATGCTTGGTTCTTGCTTGGCTGGGGATATAGAAGAAAGGGTTTTTACTCTGAGGCAAAAGACGCTTTTCTTAAGGTATTATCTCTTGATTCTAAGAATGTCGATGCTATGAACGAGCTTGCAATCTGTTTTATGGAACTCCTTAAGTTTGATGATGGTCTTAAATATTTACTTAGAGCTTTGAAGCTTGAACCTGATAATATCAAAATTGTTTCAAATCTTGGAATTCTTTATCTAAAGATGGAACGTAGGAAAGAGGCTAGAGAGTATTTTGAGATAGTTCTTGAATATGATTCGAGTGATCCTCTTGCCCTTAAATATTTGGGACTATTGAGTAGTGAATTTTAA
- a CDS encoding L-threonylcarbamoyladenylate synthase: MKTEIIEQLEIKKAAKLIRAGELVVFPTETVYGIGANAYNDDAIRMIFLVKRRPITNPLIVHVESIEKIKELVEYIPKSALILMQKFTPGPLTFILKNAGKISNFISGGLDSIAVRIPSEPVALKLIKMSGVPIAAPSANLSRRPSATNFEMAIRELDGLVKGIIKKNEESKIGIESTVIGFDSKGNISILRPGSITKEMIEKELKGKFRVEYSVGKEMLSKSPGNLLEHYKPRIPVYLFKQKDNIRQYASRQDTKVLIMKATLNSYWFNKSWNMNNICVFNTLEEYAKNIYKVFVESEKTYKQILAEFVDNSQLGYSINNRLKKASLNKFIP, translated from the coding sequence ATGAAAACAGAGATCATAGAACAACTCGAGATAAAAAAAGCAGCAAAACTGATAAGAGCAGGAGAATTAGTAGTATTTCCTACAGAAACAGTATATGGCATTGGGGCTAATGCATACAATGACGATGCAATACGAATGATCTTTTTAGTAAAGAGGCGTCCTATCACAAACCCTTTAATAGTACATGTTGAATCAATAGAAAAAATAAAAGAACTTGTAGAATATATACCAAAAAGTGCACTGATTCTAATGCAAAAATTCACCCCAGGCCCTCTAACATTTATACTAAAAAATGCGGGTAAAATATCTAACTTCATAAGCGGGGGACTTGACAGCATAGCAGTAAGAATACCATCAGAACCTGTAGCCCTCAAGTTAATAAAGATGAGCGGAGTTCCAATAGCAGCCCCATCAGCAAACTTATCAAGACGTCCCAGTGCCACTAATTTTGAAATGGCAATCAGGGAACTTGATGGTCTAGTTAAGGGAATTATCAAAAAAAATGAAGAATCAAAAATTGGTATAGAATCAACCGTTATAGGATTTGACTCTAAAGGAAATATATCAATACTAAGACCAGGTTCAATCACAAAAGAGATGATAGAAAAAGAACTTAAAGGAAAATTTAGAGTAGAATACTCAGTAGGAAAAGAAATGCTATCTAAATCACCTGGAAACTTACTAGAACATTACAAACCACGCATACCTGTTTATCTATTTAAGCAAAAAGATAATATAAGGCAGTATGCATCAAGGCAAGATACAAAAGTGCTCATCATGAAAGCTACTCTTAATTCATATTGGTTTAACAAATCTTGGAATATGAATAATATCTGTGTTTTTAATACATTAGAAGAATATGCAAAAAATATCTACAAAGTATTTGTAGAATCTGAGAAAACATACAAACAAATACTTGCTGAATTTGTAGATAACAGTCAACTTGGATACTCAATTAATAATAGACTTAAGAAAGCAAGTCTTAATAAATTTATTCCCTAA
- a CDS encoding septal ring lytic transglycosylase RlpA family protein: protein MVNLFNLMDIRFGFLFLFFAFTQLNSATVGLASWYGEAFHGKSTANGEKFDMTALTAAHKELPFNTIVRVTNLLNNRTVVVRINDRGPFRKDRIIDLSKSAAEKLDFLGIGVAPVKIEILEQLDENKVVTQEAKKTVNTEDFSKDDSVVSGSKLNSNADLDKDHSEVAEKILDNSTKEPDFYIQVGSYKTKDYAQRAYRILQKVGLNVLVNSHGPFFTVFIPTYADDIHKNVELIKSTGYRDILVRKTKIPGDSISMD, encoded by the coding sequence ATGGTAAATTTATTTAATCTTATGGATATTAGATTTGGGTTCTTATTTTTGTTTTTTGCTTTTACTCAATTAAACAGTGCTACTGTTGGACTTGCTTCATGGTATGGCGAGGCTTTTCATGGCAAATCTACTGCTAATGGTGAAAAATTTGATATGACAGCTCTTACGGCTGCTCACAAGGAACTTCCATTTAATACTATTGTAAGAGTTACTAATTTACTTAATAATAGGACAGTTGTTGTAAGAATTAATGATAGGGGTCCTTTTAGGAAGGATAGAATAATTGATTTATCAAAATCTGCTGCTGAAAAGTTAGATTTTCTAGGAATAGGTGTTGCTCCTGTAAAAATTGAGATATTGGAACAATTGGATGAAAATAAAGTTGTGACGCAGGAAGCTAAAAAAACTGTTAATACTGAAGATTTTTCTAAGGATGATTCAGTTGTTTCAGGTTCAAAATTAAACAGTAATGCTGACTTAGATAAAGATCATTCTGAGGTTGCAGAAAAAATTTTAGATAATTCGACTAAAGAACCAGATTTTTATATACAAGTTGGTTCTTATAAGACTAAAGATTATGCTCAAAGAGCTTATAGAATACTTCAAAAAGTTGGGCTTAATGTTTTAGTGAATTCTCATGGACCTTTTTTTACAGTGTTCATTCCTACTTATGCTGATGATATTCATAAAAATGTTGAACTTATTAAATCTACAGGCTATAGGGATATTTTGGTAAGAAAGACTAAAATTCCAGGAGATAGTATTTCTATGGATTAG
- a CDS encoding ATP-dependent DNA helicase: MNLIEYIFKKAELNIKGFVKRNTQLKMIEKISKALENENFLVIEAPTGTGKSFAYLIAAIDFIQKTQEKIIISTASINLQEQLIKKDIESLEKIIPFKMKFGIIKGMKNYLCLRRLKEFERNLLTYTFNKKNLQTLIYWSQNTQTGDKDELNFIDEQIWEEVSASPETCSGITCPDDNKCFFKKARKQILECDIIITNHHLLLNDLYIKNEILTEKENYENGSEKNDDEINLILPNTKNIIIDEAHYLEEAARTLFSRSFSRIGIKKIFTKIDKIIKKQNINNKYKKNFETSTMRCFENIEYIIQTQKDFPSIYRVTNDTHKTNFYIRIKTHLQNVIYNLGNYKETITSLTQEIENKTAKIELNRLIKNIEYKESLIKILISENQYDNLCFWIENKKNVLIFKISEIYLGPGLNKIMYKRVKRIIFTSATLMTNQSFSYFLNQTGLNLSDQNIKIEKLPYSFPYRQRSILTVISDIEYPNKEEKFLNQSTQYIKELVMLNKGGTLILLTSLKSLEYISKNIKDFLFTNDINLFIQGKLPKHELINSFKESQKKSVLIGIKNFWEGIDIKGDKLTMVIIPKLPFQTPSDPILIAKNELATKSNKNFFTQETLPQAIMKFKQGFGRLIRDPKDYGIIVCFDKRLVEKNYGTLFLQSLPNIKTYYSNFENIKHIIDTFFKKIDQNTNP, from the coding sequence TTGAACTTAATTGAATATATATTCAAAAAAGCAGAGTTAAACATCAAAGGCTTTGTAAAAAGAAATACACAATTAAAGATGATCGAAAAAATAAGCAAAGCCCTTGAAAATGAAAATTTTTTAGTTATTGAAGCACCCACAGGAACTGGAAAAAGTTTTGCATACTTAATTGCTGCTATTGACTTCATTCAAAAAACACAAGAAAAAATAATAATCTCAACAGCATCTATTAACCTTCAGGAACAATTAATAAAAAAAGATATCGAATCTCTAGAAAAAATCATTCCTTTTAAAATGAAGTTTGGAATAATTAAAGGAATGAAAAACTATCTCTGCCTTCGCCGGCTTAAAGAATTTGAAAGGAATCTTTTAACATATACATTTAATAAAAAAAATTTACAAACATTAATCTACTGGTCACAAAATACACAAACAGGTGATAAAGACGAACTTAATTTTATTGACGAGCAAATCTGGGAAGAAGTATCGGCAAGCCCTGAGACATGTTCAGGTATTACCTGTCCTGATGACAATAAATGTTTTTTTAAAAAGGCAAGAAAACAAATATTAGAATGTGATATTATCATAACCAATCATCATTTACTTCTAAATGATCTCTACATAAAAAATGAAATATTAACAGAAAAAGAAAATTATGAAAACGGTTCTGAAAAAAATGATGATGAGATTAATTTAATATTGCCTAATACAAAAAATATAATAATTGATGAAGCTCATTACCTAGAAGAAGCTGCAAGAACATTATTTAGCAGAAGTTTTTCAAGAATTGGAATAAAAAAAATTTTTACCAAAATAGATAAAATAATAAAAAAACAGAACATAAATAATAAATATAAAAAAAATTTTGAAACTTCAACAATGCGATGCTTTGAAAATATTGAATATATAATACAAACACAAAAAGATTTTCCATCAATTTATAGAGTTACTAATGATACACATAAAACAAATTTTTATATAAGAATTAAAACACATTTACAAAATGTCATATATAACTTAGGAAATTACAAAGAAACCATAACATCTTTAACACAAGAGATAGAAAATAAAACAGCAAAAATAGAACTAAACAGACTAATTAAAAATATAGAATATAAAGAATCATTAATTAAAATTTTAATCTCTGAAAATCAATATGACAATCTTTGTTTTTGGATAGAAAATAAAAAAAATGTGCTTATATTTAAAATATCAGAGATTTATTTAGGCCCTGGTCTAAATAAAATTATGTATAAACGAGTAAAAAGGATAATTTTCACATCAGCTACTCTAATGACAAATCAATCATTTTCATATTTTTTAAATCAAACAGGATTGAACTTAAGTGATCAAAATATCAAAATAGAAAAGTTGCCATATTCTTTTCCTTACAGGCAAAGATCAATACTTACCGTTATATCAGATATTGAATACCCTAATAAAGAAGAAAAATTTTTAAATCAGTCAACACAGTATATTAAAGAACTTGTAATGTTAAACAAAGGCGGTACCTTAATTCTTTTAACCTCACTTAAAAGCCTAGAATATATAAGCAAAAACATTAAAGACTTTTTATTTACAAATGATATAAACCTCTTCATACAAGGGAAATTGCCAAAACATGAATTAATAAATTCTTTCAAAGAATCACAAAAAAAAAGCGTACTCATAGGAATAAAAAATTTTTGGGAAGGAATTGATATTAAAGGGGATAAATTAACAATGGTAATAATTCCCAAACTGCCATTTCAAACTCCTTCTGATCCAATTTTAATAGCAAAAAACGAATTGGCTACAAAATCGAATAAAAATTTTTTCACACAAGAAACACTGCCACAAGCAATAATGAAATTCAAACAAGGATTCGGAAGATTAATTAGAGATCCAAAAGACTATGGGATCATAGTATGTTTTGATAAAAGACTTGTTGAAAAAAATTACGGTACATTATTCCTACAATCCTTACCTAATATCAAAACTTATTACTCAAACTTTGAAAATATCAAACACATAATAGACACATTCTTTAAAAAGATAGATCAAAATACTAATCCATAG